GCTTTTTTAGCAGATTTTTTTAGGGAGCGTGTGAAAATGATTTCAACTAGAATTATGAAGTTTGAAGCGTTGATGAAGCTTGTTGATAGTGGGGAGATTGCGGCGGCTCGGGAATTGGCGACGAGTTATGTGGAAGCGCAACCACGAGGGTTTATGGGATATTTGTGCTGGACGTATGTGGCTTTTTTTGGTGATCGTGATCTGGATGTGGCAAATGGATATCTTGAGGAGACGTTGCGATGGGATCCACGTTGTGAGGAAGCGATACATTTAGGTGTGCTGATTTGGGCTGGGCGCGATGATGCGAAGGAGAAATATTATATTGAACAAGGGATGCGTTATGCGACGCGTGAGGCTTTTTATCCGTATCGGATGGGGCTATTGCTTGAGAAACAGAGTTTGAAAGAAGCGGCAATTTATTTTGAAAAAGCGGCCGTTTTAGGTTCGCGAGATGCGGAGTATGTTGGAAAATATGCTGTCGTGATGGATAAACTCGGTCAGAAAAAAGTGGCGCGGGAGTATTTGAAACGAGCGCTGGGACTTGATCCAAACCACGTGGAGAATGTTCGTAGATTGGCGCAATTGAGTTATGAAGTGGGCGATTTTAAAGTAGCTCGTGATTTGTCGGAGCAAGCTTTAGCATTGGCGCCAAATGATTCTGAGGCACAGAGGTTAGTACGGCAAGCTTATCCGACTCGAAATTGGCTCGTGGCGTTAGTTCGGCGAATCGGACTATTTTTTGCAATGCTATTTCGTGGGCGAATGACAACGGCTAAAATGAATACGAGCTTTGTTATTGGGATGATAATCGTGTGTTTGCCGCTGTTTTTAATTAGTAATGATGTGGCTAAGGTTACGATTGTAATTGTTTTTATCATGTTGCTCGCCTCATTAGTTTTGAGCAGCATAATCGTGGCGAGGCGCCAGCTCGGAGCAGCGGTTATTGCAAAACCAAAACCAGCCCAAGTTATTGATAAGCCAGTAATAATAAAAGATGAACCCGCAAAAGTTAAGGTGGAGAAGGCTGAACCGATAGTGGAAGTGCGGAATCAAGAGGTAAATAAACCGCTATCAAAGGTACAAGCAACTAATAAAAAAATAAGCCCAAAAATTATCATCATTCCGTTTGTGATCTTAGGGTTTATAGGATTCTGGAATATGGCAAATGACTCTAGTAATGATGAATTTTTCAGTGATTCTGATGATTCTTATGAAGAGTTTGGGGATGGTTCTGAGGAGATTTCTAATTTTACCGCAGTTCAAGATAGCGTTTCCGAGGATATGTATGAACCAGATGATGCATTAGTTGATCCTTTTTTTCAAGAGGAGTTTGTAGAATTAATGGAGGACTCCGATTTGAAGGAGCAATTCCGAGCTGGTATAACATCTGATTTTTTTGATGATGGTGAGCGTCAATATATTAAGGTTGTGGATGACGAGGACAAGTTGTTGTTTATCGCAGCGTTTCAAGATTACATGTTGCAAAAAATTTATGGTGCTGGATGGGATGATACCGAAGTTGGGAAGTCAGATTACCAAGCTATAATAGGCTTATTTGATGAGGAGTTTGATACGGGGAATGGAATACTAGATAAAGCACATCTTAAATTGATTCAAAGTGGTGTCGCAAATGAAAATGTTGAGACGCAGAGATCGCTGGTAGAGACATTTTTAGATAGTGAATTCCAAGATGCATTTTTTGCAATAGTTGAGAATACGAATGTGAAGGAGCGTTTTGTTTCGAGTGTTGATTTTGTTTATATGAATGATGGAGATTATCACTATATTCAGATGCTGGATGGTGGCGGAGAAGTAACAGGCATTGCCCAGTTCGATAACGACTTATTGATTTACATGTATGGCGATGGATGGGGCCAGAGTATCGATGACGAAGAGCGCTATATGGAATTATTGGATGCATTTAATGTACAAGGTGAAGAGTAATCGCTGTAAAAAATCAAACAACGCGCAATTGGCTTTAACTTGCCATTCGTAGGCCAATCGTGTATAATACTAGTTACTGTCACGTTTGGTGTTTTGAAAAAGAAACATTTTTCTCGTGGTACACTGATCTTAACTCTAAATTATGCAGAATCACGGAACCTATCTTTTGGGTAGAACGAAGATTATGCTTTAAACAAATTGAGCGAAAGCGTTTGTATTCAGCGAGCGGTTGTCGCCAATATACTAGGAGTAAGCTCTATTATCACGGGGACGTTACGGATTCGACAGGGATAGTTCGAGCTTGGATTGCGAGTCGGGGGGATCGGCCTCGTTACAAACGTCAAAGCCAATAATAACTGGCAAAACTAACAACAACCTAGCTTTCGCTGCGTAAAAACA
The sequence above is drawn from the Listeria weihenstephanensis genome and encodes:
- a CDS encoding tetratricopeptide repeat protein, giving the protein MISTRIMKFEALMKLVDSGEIAAARELATSYVEAQPRGFMGYLCWTYVAFFGDRDLDVANGYLEETLRWDPRCEEAIHLGVLIWAGRDDAKEKYYIEQGMRYATREAFYPYRMGLLLEKQSLKEAAIYFEKAAVLGSRDAEYVGKYAVVMDKLGQKKVAREYLKRALGLDPNHVENVRRLAQLSYEVGDFKVARDLSEQALALAPNDSEAQRLVRQAYPTRNWLVALVRRIGLFFAMLFRGRMTTAKMNTSFVIGMIIVCLPLFLISNDVAKVTIVIVFIMLLASLVLSSIIVARRQLGAAVIAKPKPAQVIDKPVIIKDEPAKVKVEKAEPIVEVRNQEVNKPLSKVQATNKKISPKIIIIPFVILGFIGFWNMANDSSNDEFFSDSDDSYEEFGDGSEEISNFTAVQDSVSEDMYEPDDALVDPFFQEEFVELMEDSDLKEQFRAGITSDFFDDGERQYIKVVDDEDKLLFIAAFQDYMLQKIYGAGWDDTEVGKSDYQAIIGLFDEEFDTGNGILDKAHLKLIQSGVANENVETQRSLVETFLDSEFQDAFFAIVENTNVKERFVSSVDFVYMNDGDYHYIQMLDGGGEVTGIAQFDNDLLIYMYGDGWGQSIDDEERYMELLDAFNVQGEE